In Tistrella mobilis, the following proteins share a genomic window:
- a CDS encoding 6-pyruvoyl trahydropterin synthase family protein: MFELSKQFRFEAAHTLHRVIDAEPSRRIHGHSYRAEVVIRGRPDPVTGMVLDLGLFERALAGARDGLDHRLLDEVPDLGPATMENLAAWIWRRLAGQLPGLARVIVHRDSTGDICTCFGPDAGSGVAA; this comes from the coding sequence ATGTTCGAGCTTTCCAAGCAGTTCCGCTTCGAGGCGGCGCATACCCTGCATCGCGTGATCGATGCCGAGCCCAGCCGCCGCATTCACGGCCATTCCTACCGCGCCGAGGTGGTCATCCGCGGCCGCCCCGACCCCGTGACCGGCATGGTGCTGGATCTGGGCCTGTTCGAACGCGCCCTGGCCGGTGCCCGCGACGGGCTGGACCATCGCCTGCTCGACGAGGTGCCGGATCTGGGACCGGCGACCATGGAGAACCTGGCCGCCTGGATCTGGCGCCGGCTGGCCGGCCAGCTGCCCGGTCTTGCCCGGGTGATCGTCCACCGCGACAGCACGGGCGACATCTGCACCTGTTTCGGCCCGGATGCGGGCAGCGGGGTGGCGGCATGA
- a CDS encoding methionine ABC transporter permease, which translates to MFQWLDQLFPPQLIDLLLRATGETAYMVAVATLIGTAIGLPIGVSVAVTGRGELYGAPAWNRIAGAVVNATRSIPFIILAVAIIPFTRLVAGTSIGTSAAIVPLTVAAIPFIARLVEGAIREVDRGLIEAAQAMGAKPIQIVLKVLLPEAMPGIVHGLTLAVVSLIGYSAMVGAVGGGGLGDLGIRYGYQRFMPEMMIAVVVLLIVLVQLVQSAGDRIARAVNKRHR; encoded by the coding sequence ATGTTCCAGTGGCTTGATCAGCTCTTCCCGCCCCAGCTCATCGACCTGCTGCTGCGCGCGACCGGCGAGACCGCCTATATGGTGGCGGTCGCGACCCTGATCGGCACCGCGATCGGCCTGCCGATCGGCGTGTCGGTGGCGGTCACCGGCCGGGGCGAACTTTACGGCGCGCCGGCCTGGAACCGGATCGCGGGCGCGGTGGTCAACGCCACCCGCTCCATCCCGTTCATCATTCTGGCGGTCGCCATCATCCCCTTCACCCGGCTGGTCGCCGGCACCTCGATCGGCACCTCGGCCGCGATCGTGCCGCTGACGGTGGCCGCCATCCCCTTCATCGCCCGGCTGGTCGAGGGTGCGATCCGCGAGGTCGACCGCGGCCTGATCGAGGCGGCGCAGGCGATGGGGGCAAAGCCGATCCAGATCGTGCTGAAGGTGCTGCTGCCCGAAGCCATGCCCGGCATCGTGCACGGGCTGACGCTGGCGGTGGTGTCGCTGATCGGCTATTCGGCCATGGTCGGCGCGGTCGGCGGCGGCGGCCTGGGCGATCTGGGCATCCGCTACGGCTATCAGCGCTTCATGCCCGAGATGATGATCGCGGTGGTGGTGCTGCTCATCGTGCTGGTCCAGCTGGTCCAGTCGGCGGGCGACCGGATCGCGCGGGCGGTGAACAAGCGGCATCGGTGA
- a CDS encoding neuraminidase-like domain-containing protein, whose translation MNSPIGTPERHLARSAVETASSPRRYQSRAARVAEKRALRQSGLKASQAIPFAEMAADPLYQRIATATCPEALKADLVRFGLENAAEVAACNSLSGLNRRLSRRAGEGEAPGEATQAFFDRARGEAIRSYRLTRHMLAVKDPMNLGLRHTSSDLPVEMEQVVRSAGGQAYARPSSLQSSQSPAAYLRYLYRIAMGLNKEIGITPPERRARRLEMRRPDLARLVLSETSLKQEIATIELVDEVLAAGLGEIDIRTTFYPIALPFDEQASVTRAALARIGGTTLNDIAARTSRSVFPLRADVCLASDQAGLLGLTGAVDEASGGGSEIALLTEDTGIPPESHPTTLGGLYDVTNELETSTAVKLMSRLDLDFDGLVQLLGLYVVHQENGRPVAQKDYATSFLDNKAPFQLITRGGHSYVYLNSIDVAPPELRGFNYLARLHHATGLDFHHLNWLLACPGASEAGNPGAAWDRVAPRHLTATGLRVLAGYRLYRDAFDLGPEAYAALFGEICPFWRADMVAAGSEGVTPGLEQTEISFLRTLFGEDATALHQMITEAATPIDDTGLADMVCRGLRLSAVELDALVDALDADFALKTAVDARGLGALYRLATVFRIIGWPLLSGLRLVTLVSGQSTPDNQLLRGLTVRNETADGTGRLCTALDQIIELARWMTEAELTPDALLALLTPATAAGPQASEADRRWLGDLAAAVAPVLGRADSFRGFETWDSRDASPVTIPGEAWHQHMRAAGALYRETGVFHPGMDRAAMSAICCDFLRNGHAVDPDLDGNAVRLERLLTLLEKARDAQALTFERALRTFGTTLTAAGAGALVIWAQTTSPDALDTLLAGADDVDALFLLRELRRHAAAVDALGLGDVDLQIIAWRPDWLAPNAADIGPDRRRPRALCLEQLVACHRFATLQVGAATDDAWLGYLTVAREGRPGAEATAEDLAIWRTACNDMLAILLGCPAGDVLGYLAVLAGPGGVADDLETVDAVARHARLADDLRIGGAELLVFKEVGGPRACGDWVAAATAAQAGLARFKGGSQMAGFRRALAEVKRDALVAAYMCTTIAADPDLTTEVTDRETLYGHLLLDVQVTSAVPTSRLVEATSALQLYISRALSGLERGVGFVDRPALAAEWRLNRYYRQWEANQKLLLYPQNYIEPELRQITSPEFDDLLRAISGGDVSEDGVEAAVNAYMTGLAGCCDLSLCSIYVERGGGGTPGQAAYHFLATDHWESGRFFYRKLEADYTAIAALADSSQYLKALDWTFWQEVTVPKTHDLLSDVTLCFFLNRYYLFWLEIEEWKGQTGDSDAVSWRIHPRYMRCDANALTGVAHAPGLFIDGGTAGGNELFMVDGAFHWQGQKPRLNGTYQPQRLPDVLSYGVLTADTEAVDGETGAILVSFGVSLAGDPMADDPQTVRQTVLHMRLTEKWVDAILVRDDDIDTMFQDAAPAGYKSIYPRPAAENQVVSDQYAVTNTYGSAQFLGNYYNYNRPAGQNVALSVVINYGGSGDVVVNTNFSPSPLGSTTLGTIRVSAHLGHRRYLRRVYNSTAQDGSWTALRETRPAGIHMKMTMTYEVPGAPAKTFESDWLGGPTALYKDDFPDMPFRHMATAETEHVRDETIEGIVALPSEWSFGTATRAVLTVKAAIRIIPSDLVLSLLVKGEPVDLVCSPASDVSYLDVSAGEFNLRPAEGKSNTGWALGDVHGSHNFVHIMDREDTPNAGTFLLLNASPALHSLAETMPRPGGCASLFTAGNQALPEDPGSFVEAFGQTLREVYAEDETVLDPARTPAPLFDFDGAYGGYGWEIFYHIPSALAAGYVNDGQYDKAIGWLEKIFDPGASQPWRVAPLVGASRPADHSAFDTGDVIVDPDRIATDYPFYYQQAAIRHYLEAMLADGDAAYEQQSQETLQQAKAIYVAAKQLFNERLPEILDAVTNRPWTNPTLGEASVNGYGGFLPPYNQALRDLYDMIEARLANLRQWLDIDGNPLNVPLLSAPIDPRALQKAAKAALTVARSDSQEEVEQDPLVDFTTLARSAKLYIGNLQTTSNRLLAALEKLDGATVGRAEKDVEEKKILRSAAIQDLTLEAAKKDVQIKQANLSGANSALAFHLGSVLVSLGALNSFAAIDAGKKSVQFVYGKAKLRYDMIRAVVFSNFPNIYGTASGGRRAEQGAIANILGMLTSEILYDSKQSAIEKYKDSSQKIIDQVKNTTDLTAKVASASLELQKAKDALSEQDKKREALDDDLEDLRDIRKVKADSFANLDFYKWLVDDLKSLFEEEWATTQDFCKLLVRLYEYETEETDGASFIKTTSFGGDYQRLNAPYWLALDVERLEAAYFRSVLDHQSQSATMRVAISELPAPGGDGSALTTLIEQGETYFDLTDEMFDALYPGQYDRRIQSLRVRFPGLESAGLSPHARLTQIANTRYATRERDPRRGGRIRKDRYALQSIVISTPTIDTATLAYPEGSLKRFQNTGVSSRWHLVLPTVLELRRHKNGAGRTRAWHDAATRHVQALRPHLDDVVLEVTFSGRW comes from the coding sequence ATGAATAGCCCGATCGGGACTCCCGAGCGTCATCTGGCGCGTTCGGCCGTGGAGACTGCGTCGTCGCCTCGGCGATATCAGAGCCGGGCGGCCAGGGTCGCCGAGAAACGGGCATTGCGCCAGAGCGGTCTGAAGGCCTCGCAGGCAATTCCCTTCGCCGAGATGGCCGCGGATCCGCTTTATCAGCGGATCGCCACCGCAACCTGTCCGGAGGCTCTGAAGGCAGATCTTGTACGGTTCGGCCTGGAGAATGCGGCCGAGGTGGCGGCCTGCAACTCGCTCTCCGGCCTCAACAGGCGTCTGTCGCGTCGGGCGGGCGAGGGAGAGGCGCCGGGCGAGGCGACGCAGGCGTTTTTCGACCGGGCCCGAGGGGAGGCGATCCGCAGCTATCGGCTGACGCGGCACATGCTGGCGGTGAAAGACCCGATGAACCTGGGGCTGCGCCATACAAGCTCCGATCTGCCGGTGGAGATGGAGCAGGTGGTGAGGTCGGCGGGCGGGCAGGCCTATGCCAGGCCGTCGAGCCTGCAATCGAGCCAGTCACCCGCTGCCTATCTGCGCTATCTCTATCGCATCGCCATGGGGCTGAACAAAGAGATCGGCATCACACCGCCGGAGCGGCGGGCTCGCCGGCTGGAGATGCGGCGGCCGGATCTTGCCCGGCTCGTGCTGAGCGAAACCAGTCTCAAGCAGGAAATCGCCACCATCGAGCTGGTCGACGAGGTGCTGGCGGCGGGGTTGGGCGAGATCGATATCCGCACGACCTTTTATCCGATCGCGCTGCCCTTCGATGAACAGGCCTCGGTGACGCGGGCGGCGCTCGCCCGGATCGGCGGCACGACGCTCAACGACATCGCTGCGCGGACATCCCGAAGCGTGTTCCCGCTCCGCGCCGATGTCTGCCTCGCCAGCGATCAGGCGGGGCTTCTGGGGCTGACCGGTGCTGTGGACGAGGCATCGGGCGGCGGCAGCGAAATTGCCCTGCTCACCGAGGATACCGGCATTCCTCCTGAGAGCCATCCGACCACTCTGGGCGGCCTCTACGACGTGACGAACGAGCTGGAAACCAGTACGGCCGTCAAGCTGATGTCGCGCCTCGACCTGGACTTCGACGGGCTCGTCCAGTTGCTGGGGCTCTATGTCGTTCACCAGGAGAATGGCCGGCCGGTTGCCCAGAAGGACTATGCGACGTCATTTCTCGACAACAAGGCGCCCTTCCAGCTCATCACCCGGGGCGGCCATAGCTATGTCTATCTGAATAGCATCGATGTGGCGCCGCCCGAACTGCGTGGGTTCAACTATCTCGCGCGCCTGCATCACGCGACCGGGCTGGACTTTCATCACCTCAACTGGCTGCTGGCCTGTCCGGGCGCGAGTGAGGCGGGCAATCCCGGAGCGGCGTGGGACAGGGTCGCCCCCCGGCATCTCACCGCGACCGGTCTGCGGGTGCTGGCGGGCTATCGGCTGTACCGGGATGCCTTCGATCTGGGGCCAGAGGCCTATGCGGCGCTCTTCGGCGAGATCTGCCCCTTCTGGCGGGCAGACATGGTGGCTGCCGGCTCCGAGGGCGTGACCCCCGGGCTGGAGCAGACCGAGATCTCGTTCCTACGCACGCTGTTCGGGGAGGACGCGACCGCCCTGCACCAGATGATCACCGAGGCCGCAACCCCGATCGACGACACCGGCCTTGCCGACATGGTGTGCCGCGGGCTCAGGCTTTCCGCGGTTGAGCTGGATGCGCTGGTGGATGCGCTCGATGCCGATTTCGCCCTGAAAACGGCTGTCGATGCCCGTGGCCTCGGCGCGCTGTACCGGCTTGCGACGGTTTTTCGCATCATCGGATGGCCGCTGCTGTCCGGTCTGCGGCTGGTGACGCTGGTGAGCGGGCAGTCGACCCCGGACAACCAGCTCCTGCGCGGCCTGACGGTCCGGAACGAGACCGCCGACGGCACCGGGCGCCTGTGCACGGCCCTTGACCAGATCATCGAACTGGCCCGCTGGATGACGGAGGCGGAGCTGACGCCGGATGCGCTGCTGGCGCTGCTGACGCCGGCCACCGCCGCCGGCCCGCAGGCGAGCGAGGCCGACCGCAGGTGGCTTGGCGATCTGGCCGCGGCGGTCGCGCCGGTGCTCGGGCGCGCCGACAGCTTTCGCGGCTTCGAGACCTGGGACAGTCGGGATGCGTCGCCGGTCACCATCCCCGGCGAGGCCTGGCACCAGCATATGCGGGCGGCGGGTGCCCTTTATCGGGAAACGGGCGTGTTTCATCCCGGTATGGATCGCGCGGCCATGTCGGCGATCTGCTGCGACTTTCTGCGGAACGGCCACGCCGTCGATCCCGATCTGGACGGCAACGCCGTCCGGCTGGAGCGGCTGCTTACGCTTCTTGAGAAGGCCCGTGACGCGCAGGCCCTGACCTTTGAGCGTGCCCTCAGAACTTTCGGCACCACGCTCACCGCCGCAGGCGCCGGCGCCCTGGTGATCTGGGCGCAGACCACATCGCCGGATGCCCTTGATACCCTGCTGGCCGGCGCCGACGACGTCGACGCGCTGTTCCTGCTTCGGGAATTGCGCCGCCACGCCGCAGCGGTCGACGCCCTGGGGCTGGGCGATGTCGACTTGCAGATCATCGCCTGGAGGCCGGATTGGCTGGCACCCAATGCGGCTGATATCGGGCCTGATCGGCGCCGCCCCCGGGCGCTCTGCCTTGAACAGCTCGTCGCATGCCATCGTTTCGCCACGCTTCAGGTCGGTGCCGCGACGGATGATGCCTGGCTCGGCTATCTGACGGTCGCGCGTGAGGGCCGACCAGGGGCCGAGGCCACGGCCGAGGATCTTGCGATCTGGCGCACGGCCTGCAACGACATGCTCGCGATCCTGCTCGGCTGCCCGGCTGGGGATGTTCTGGGCTATCTGGCGGTCCTCGCCGGCCCCGGCGGCGTGGCCGACGACCTGGAGACCGTCGATGCCGTGGCACGACATGCCCGTCTGGCCGACGATCTCCGCATCGGCGGCGCCGAGCTGCTCGTGTTCAAGGAGGTCGGCGGGCCGCGCGCATGCGGCGACTGGGTGGCGGCCGCGACCGCGGCGCAGGCCGGGCTCGCGCGCTTCAAGGGCGGTAGCCAGATGGCGGGCTTTCGCCGTGCCCTCGCCGAGGTCAAGCGCGACGCGCTGGTGGCGGCCTATATGTGCACCACGATCGCCGCCGATCCCGACCTCACGACGGAGGTCACCGACCGCGAGACCCTCTACGGCCATCTGTTGCTCGATGTGCAGGTGACCAGTGCCGTCCCGACCAGCCGGCTCGTCGAGGCGACCAGTGCCCTGCAGCTCTATATCAGCCGTGCGCTCAGCGGGCTTGAGCGCGGGGTCGGCTTCGTCGACCGTCCGGCCCTGGCCGCAGAGTGGCGCCTGAACAGGTATTACCGTCAATGGGAGGCCAATCAGAAGCTGCTGCTCTATCCGCAGAACTATATCGAGCCGGAGTTGCGCCAGATCACCTCACCGGAATTCGACGATCTGCTGCGCGCCATTTCGGGCGGCGATGTCAGTGAGGACGGTGTCGAGGCGGCGGTGAACGCCTATATGACGGGGCTTGCCGGCTGTTGCGATCTGAGCCTGTGCAGCATCTATGTCGAGCGCGGGGGTGGAGGCACACCAGGGCAGGCCGCCTATCATTTTCTCGCCACTGACCATTGGGAATCGGGGCGCTTCTTCTATCGCAAGCTTGAGGCGGACTACACGGCGATTGCCGCATTGGCGGACTCGTCGCAATACCTCAAGGCACTCGACTGGACATTCTGGCAGGAAGTCACGGTTCCGAAGACCCATGATCTTCTCTCCGATGTGACACTCTGCTTCTTCCTGAACAGGTATTATCTCTTCTGGCTGGAGATTGAGGAGTGGAAAGGCCAGACCGGCGACAGCGATGCGGTCTCCTGGCGGATACATCCACGCTACATGCGGTGCGATGCGAATGCCCTGACCGGCGTGGCCCATGCGCCGGGCCTTTTCATCGACGGCGGCACCGCCGGCGGCAATGAGCTGTTCATGGTCGACGGTGCGTTCCACTGGCAGGGGCAGAAGCCCAGGCTCAACGGTACCTATCAGCCGCAGCGCCTGCCCGACGTGCTGTCCTATGGTGTCCTGACGGCCGATACCGAGGCCGTCGATGGTGAGACTGGCGCGATCCTGGTCAGCTTCGGCGTCAGTCTGGCGGGCGATCCCATGGCGGACGATCCGCAGACTGTCCGGCAGACCGTGCTTCACATGCGCCTGACCGAGAAATGGGTGGATGCCATTCTCGTTCGGGACGATGACATCGATACGATGTTTCAGGATGCGGCGCCCGCCGGATATAAGAGCATCTATCCCCGCCCGGCTGCCGAAAATCAGGTGGTTTCTGATCAATATGCCGTGACGAATACGTATGGTAGTGCTCAGTTTCTTGGTAATTATTATAATTATAACAGGCCCGCCGGACAGAATGTCGCTCTTAGTGTCGTCATTAATTACGGCGGATCGGGTGATGTCGTCGTAAATACGAATTTTTCGCCATCGCCACTGGGGAGCACGACGCTCGGGACGATCAGGGTGAGTGCCCATCTGGGGCACCGCAGATATCTGAGGCGGGTTTATAACTCGACGGCGCAGGATGGCAGTTGGACGGCGCTCCGGGAAACGCGTCCGGCCGGGATCCATATGAAAATGACGATGACATATGAGGTTCCGGGGGCGCCGGCAAAGACGTTCGAGAGTGACTGGCTGGGCGGGCCGACAGCGCTCTACAAGGATGATTTCCCCGACATGCCTTTCAGGCACATGGCGACGGCGGAAACCGAGCATGTCCGCGACGAGACGATTGAGGGCATCGTGGCGCTGCCGTCTGAATGGTCGTTCGGGACTGCGACGCGCGCCGTGCTGACCGTGAAGGCGGCGATCAGAATAATACCCTCTGACCTGGTGCTTTCGCTGCTTGTGAAGGGGGAGCCGGTCGATCTCGTCTGTTCACCCGCATCGGATGTCTCGTATCTCGACGTCTCTGCGGGAGAATTCAACCTTCGTCCGGCCGAGGGAAAGTCAAACACCGGCTGGGCGCTCGGCGACGTCCATGGCAGCCACAACTTTGTCCATATCATGGATCGGGAAGACACGCCGAATGCCGGAACATTTCTGCTTCTGAACGCATCGCCGGCGCTCCATTCCCTGGCGGAGACGATGCCCCGGCCCGGCGGCTGTGCCAGCCTGTTCACCGCCGGCAATCAGGCGCTCCCGGAAGACCCCGGATCGTTCGTTGAGGCGTTCGGCCAGACCCTGCGGGAGGTCTATGCCGAGGACGAGACGGTACTTGATCCGGCCCGCACGCCCGCGCCCCTGTTCGACTTCGACGGTGCCTATGGCGGCTACGGCTGGGAAATCTTCTACCATATTCCGTCAGCCCTGGCCGCCGGCTATGTGAATGACGGGCAATACGACAAGGCCATCGGCTGGCTGGAGAAGATCTTCGATCCCGGCGCGAGCCAGCCCTGGAGAGTGGCACCCCTGGTCGGTGCCTCCAGGCCAGCCGATCATTCAGCCTTCGACACCGGTGATGTCATCGTCGATCCGGATCGGATCGCCACCGATTATCCGTTTTATTACCAGCAGGCGGCGATCCGGCATTACCTGGAGGCCATGCTTGCCGACGGTGATGCGGCCTATGAGCAGCAAAGTCAGGAGACACTGCAACAGGCAAAGGCCATCTATGTCGCCGCAAAGCAGCTCTTCAACGAGAGGCTGCCCGAGATCCTGGACGCCGTGACCAACCGGCCATGGACCAATCCGACCCTGGGCGAGGCTTCGGTCAATGGCTATGGCGGTTTCCTGCCGCCATATAATCAGGCGCTTCGCGATCTCTATGACATGATCGAGGCGCGCCTCGCCAATCTCAGGCAGTGGCTCGACATCGACGGCAACCCGCTGAACGTTCCCTTGCTGTCGGCGCCGATCGACCCCCGGGCGCTTCAGAAGGCGGCGAAAGCCGCGCTGACCGTGGCGCGGAGCGACAGTCAGGAGGAGGTGGAGCAGGATCCTCTCGTCGACTTCACCACCCTCGCCAGATCGGCCAAGCTGTATATCGGCAATCTGCAAACCACCAGCAATCGCCTGCTGGCCGCGCTGGAGAAGCTCGATGGCGCGACGGTCGGCCGGGCCGAAAAAGATGTCGAGGAGAAGAAGATCCTCAGATCCGCCGCCATACAGGATCTGACGCTGGAGGCCGCAAAGAAGGACGTGCAGATCAAGCAGGCCAATCTGAGCGGCGCCAACAGCGCGCTCGCCTTTCATCTGGGATCGGTTCTGGTTTCATTGGGGGCGTTGAATTCCTTCGCGGCCATCGATGCCGGGAAGAAGAGTGTCCAATTCGTCTATGGCAAGGCGAAACTTCGATACGACATGATCAGGGCGGTGGTGTTTTCGAATTTTCCGAATATTTATGGAACGGCATCCGGCGGGCGACGGGCTGAACAGGGGGCAATCGCGAATATACTCGGGATGCTGACGAGCGAGATATTGTACGACTCGAAGCAATCAGCCATCGAGAAATACAAGGACAGCAGTCAGAAGATCATCGATCAGGTGAAAAACACCACCGATCTGACGGCGAAGGTGGCTTCCGCCTCTCTGGAGCTTCAGAAAGCGAAGGATGCACTGAGCGAGCAGGATAAGAAGCGAGAGGCCCTGGATGACGATCTTGAGGATCTCAGGGATATCAGGAAGGTGAAGGCGGATAGTTTCGCCAATCTTGATTTCTACAAATGGCTGGTCGACGACCTCAAATCGCTCTTCGAGGAGGAATGGGCGACGACACAGGATTTCTGCAAGCTGCTGGTGAGGCTCTATGAATATGAGACCGAAGAGACCGACGGCGCCAGCTTCATCAAGACGACGAGCTTCGGCGGCGACTATCAGCGCCTGAATGCCCCCTATTGGCTTGCCCTTGATGTCGAGCGGCTTGAGGCCGCCTATTTCCGCTCGGTCCTGGATCATCAGAGCCAGAGTGCCACCATGCGCGTCGCGATCAGCGAGCTTCCGGCGCCCGGTGGCGATGGATCGGCATTGACCACCCTGATCGAACAGGGCGAGACCTATTTCGATCTCACCGACGAGATGTTCGACGCGCTCTATCCAGGCCAGTATGACCGCCGTATCCAGAGCCTGCGCGTGCGCTTTCCGGGCCTTGAGAGCGCCGGCCTCAGCCCGCATGCCCGGCTGACCCAGATCGCCAACACGCGCTATGCCACCCGGGAGCGCGATCCGAGGCGCGGGGGCCGGATCCGCAAGGACAGATATGCCTTGCAGAGCATCGTGATCAGCACGCCCACCATCGACACGGCGACGCTGGCTTACCCCGAAGGCAGTCTGAAGCGCTTTCAGAACACCGGGGTCTCGTCGCGCTGGCATCTGGTGCTGCCGACGGTGCTTGAACTGAGGCGCCACAAGAACGGTGCCGGCCGGACCAGGGCGTGGCATGACGCCGCGACCCGGCATGTCCAGGCACTCAGGCCGCATCTGGACGATGTCGTGTTGGAGGTGACCTTCTCGGGCCGTTGGTAG
- the queE gene encoding 7-carboxy-7-deazaguanine synthase has protein sequence MSYTVKELFLTLQGEGAQAGRTAVFCRFAGCNLWSGRERDRAGALCRFCDTDFVGTDGDGGGRFRDAQDLAAAIEGCWGGGRMRRYVVFTGGEPLLQLDEALIRAVKARGFEIAVETNGTIAAPEGIDWICVSPKAGTELVQRRGHELKLVHPQDGLDPAALEALDFGVMWVQPMDGPDRAVNTEAAVAWCLAHPRWRLSLQTHKLIGIP, from the coding sequence ATGAGCTACACGGTCAAGGAGCTGTTCCTGACCCTGCAGGGCGAAGGCGCACAGGCGGGTCGGACCGCCGTGTTCTGCCGCTTCGCGGGGTGCAATCTGTGGTCGGGGCGGGAGCGGGACAGGGCAGGGGCCCTCTGCCGGTTCTGCGACACCGATTTCGTGGGAACCGACGGCGACGGGGGCGGACGCTTCCGCGACGCACAGGATCTGGCGGCGGCCATCGAGGGCTGCTGGGGCGGCGGCCGGATGCGCCGCTATGTCGTCTTCACCGGCGGCGAGCCGCTGCTGCAGCTGGACGAGGCGCTGATCCGTGCGGTCAAGGCACGGGGTTTCGAGATCGCGGTGGAGACCAACGGCACCATCGCGGCCCCCGAGGGCATCGACTGGATCTGCGTCAGCCCCAAGGCGGGGACCGAACTGGTCCAGCGCCGCGGCCACGAGCTGAAGCTGGTTCATCCGCAGGACGGGCTCGACCCCGCGGCGCTGGAAGCGCTCGATTTCGGGGTGATGTGGGTGCAGCCCATGGACGGGCCGGACCGGGCGGTGAACACCGAAGCCGCGGTCGCCTGGTGCCTGGCCCATCCGCGCTGGCGCCTCAGCCTCCAGACCCACAAGCTCATCGGAATCCCCTGA
- a CDS encoding methionine ABC transporter ATP-binding protein, giving the protein MVTLEAVAKTYAARGTATAVSALDGIDLRVEPGEIFGIIGRSGAGKSTLVRCINLLERPSTGRVTVDGTDMTALDDAGLIKARRRIGMVFQHFNLLSSRTVFDNVALPLELAGVGRAERRRKVEPLLELVGLADKAGRYPSELSGGQKQRVGIARALSNEPRLLLCDEITSALDPETTQQILTLIADLKRRLGLTVVAITHEMGVIREICDRVAVMEAGRVIEQGPVYDVFTAPEHPTTRSFVSSEVDLAIPSGLKRRFEEGAARDGDRNAVVRIVFKGAAAFEPAIARLATERGVAVNILHGRIEYIQGKPFGLMLVEVPGGETAGASVVDFINGLGLDARITAHVPVA; this is encoded by the coding sequence ATGGTCACGCTGGAAGCTGTCGCGAAGACCTATGCCGCCCGCGGCACCGCGACCGCCGTTTCAGCCCTGGACGGGATCGATCTTCGGGTCGAGCCCGGAGAAATCTTCGGCATCATCGGGCGCAGCGGTGCCGGCAAGAGCACGCTGGTGCGCTGCATCAACCTGCTGGAGCGGCCGAGCACGGGCCGGGTGACGGTCGACGGCACCGATATGACCGCGCTCGACGATGCCGGGCTGATCAAGGCCCGGCGGCGGATCGGCATGGTCTTCCAGCATTTCAACCTGCTCTCGTCGCGCACCGTGTTCGACAATGTGGCGCTGCCGCTGGAACTGGCCGGGGTCGGCCGGGCCGAGCGGCGCCGCAAGGTGGAGCCGCTGCTGGAGCTGGTGGGTCTGGCCGACAAGGCCGGGCGCTACCCGTCGGAACTGTCGGGTGGCCAGAAGCAGCGGGTCGGCATCGCCCGCGCCCTGTCGAACGAGCCCCGGCTGCTGCTCTGCGACGAGATCACCTCGGCGCTCGACCCCGAGACCACCCAGCAGATCCTGACCCTGATCGCCGATCTGAAGCGGCGGCTGGGGCTGACGGTGGTGGCGATCACCCATGAAATGGGCGTGATCCGCGAAATCTGCGACCGCGTGGCGGTGATGGAAGCCGGCCGGGTGATCGAACAGGGCCCGGTCTACGACGTGTTCACCGCGCCCGAACACCCGACCACCCGCAGCTTCGTGTCGAGCGAAGTGGACCTTGCCATCCCCTCGGGGCTGAAGCGCCGCTTCGAAGAGGGCGCGGCCAGGGATGGCGACCGCAATGCGGTGGTGCGGATCGTGTTCAAGGGAGCGGCCGCTTTCGAGCCGGCGATCGCCCGGCTCGCGACCGAACGGGGGGTGGCGGTCAACATCCTCCATGGCCGCATCGAATACATCCAGGGCAAGCCCTTCGGCCTGATGCTGGTCGAGGTGCCGGGCGGCGAGACCGCCGGCGCCTCGGTGGTGGATTTCATCAACGGCCTCGGCCTCGACGCACGGATTACGGCTCATGTTCCAGTGGCTTGA